In a single window of the Penaeus chinensis breed Huanghai No. 1 chromosome 4, ASM1920278v2, whole genome shotgun sequence genome:
- the LOC125024829 gene encoding facilitated trehalose transporter Tret1-like isoform X1, translating into MFEKGLPNMHVLLQVLATSSCGLVYAGMMTSWGFPAVALPEMNLPDSNIHFKGEQASWFASVPLFMCIPGSLVGGLLCEKVGPRRLQLFLAPVLCVSLMVMHVASWQSVQEAGAAEAVLLVSRVVQGTMVAFLFSVMSVYPCEMSDERMLGTLTSLTDAWASFGLLLCYLLGRYLSWPTLSWTLPLVTLVPGFLGLLLSPESPLWMARKGMDNEARETLTRLRGTPEEVNEELRVVRNTREKDSITCMESLRLAAKVENVKPMAISACILVMKQISGSSALMIYIVRIFQVAGVGFDPHFSSALVGVARLCCNFVGSALIMRLPRKALLISGSVTTAVTTTAIAIFFYLQSRGNDISSLSWLPIISLVLFMIGYSAGVSPSAWLVSVEILPGPVRSLGFGVGLTCYSISSFVVSKTFEDVAAAWGLYGLFWSYAAGSVSYILLLVFLVPETRGRSRQEIEDIWYGKKEESLVEKSVP; encoded by the exons GAACATGCACGTCCTCTTACAG GTGCTTGCCACGTCATCATGCGGCCTGGTGTATGCAGGTATGATGACGTCATGGGGATTCCCCGCGGTGGCGTTACCTGAGATGAACCTTCCAGACTCCAATATACACTTCAAGGGCGAACAGGCCAGCTGGTTCG CCAGCGTGCCGTTGTTCATGTGCATTCCGGGATCTCTCGTTGGAGGACTCTTGTGCGAGAAGGTCGGGCCCAGGAGACTCCAACTCTTCCTGGCTCCCGTGCTTTGCGTCTCGCTCATGGTCATGCACGTGGCGTCCTGGCAGAGCGTGCAGGAGGCAGGCGCGGCAGAGGCGGTTCTTCTGGTCAGCAGGGTTGTCCAG GGCACTATGGTGGCCTTCTTGTTCTCGGTGATGTCCGTGTACCCATGCGAGATGAGCGACGAGCGGATGCTGGGGACACTCACGAGCCTCACCGACGCCTGGGCCTCTTTCGGCCTGCTCCTCTGCTACCTTCTGGGACGGTACTTGTCCTGGCCGACGCTGTCCTGGACGTTGCCTCTAGTCACACTCGTGCCTGGATTCCTCGGCCTCCTGCTGTCCCCGGAATCCCCCCTGTGGATGGCACGAAAGGGGATGGACAACGAAGCCAGGGAGACCCTCACCCGCCTCAGAGGAACGCCCGAGGAAGTCAACGAAGAGCTCCGGGTGGTGCGGAATACCCGCGAGAAGGACAGCATCACTTGCATGGAATCCCTGCGGCTGGCGGCGAAGGTGGAGAACGTGAAGCCGATGGCCATCTCGGCCTGCATTCTCGTCATGAAGCAAATCTCCGGGTCGTCGGCGCTCATGATCTACATCGTCAGGATCTTCCAGGTGGCGGGCGTCGGCTTTGACCCTCACTTTAGCTCCGCCCTCGTAGGCGTAGCTCGCCTCTGCTGCAACTTCGTGGGCTCGGCCTTGATCATGAGGCTGCCCCGGAAGGCCCTGCTGATCAGCGGCAGCGTCACGACGGccgtcaccaccaccgccatcgccATCTTCTTCTACCTTCAGAGCAGAGGCAACGACATTTCCTCGCTGAGCTGGCTCCCCATCATCTCGCTAGTGCTCTTCATGATAGGATACTCGGCGGGGGTCAGCCCTTCGGCGTGGCTCGTGTCTGTCGAGATCCTCCCGGGTCCTGTTCGGTCTCTGGGCTTCGGCGTCGGTTTAACCTGCTACTCGATTTCATCCTTTGTGGTCTccaagaccttcgaggacgtggcTGCGGCGTGGGGTCTCTATGGCCTTTTCTGGTCTTACGCGGCCGGAAGTGTGTCCTATATCCTCCTGCTGGTGTTCCTTGTTCCTGAGACCAGGGGACGTTCCCGCCAGGAGATCGAGGACATTTGGtatgggaagaaagaggaatcgCTGGTGGAAAAATCCGTGCCTTGA
- the LOC125024829 gene encoding facilitated trehalose transporter Tret1-like isoform X2, with protein sequence MMTSWGFPAVALPEMNLPDSNIHFKGEQASWFASVPLFMCIPGSLVGGLLCEKVGPRRLQLFLAPVLCVSLMVMHVASWQSVQEAGAAEAVLLVSRVVQGTMVAFLFSVMSVYPCEMSDERMLGTLTSLTDAWASFGLLLCYLLGRYLSWPTLSWTLPLVTLVPGFLGLLLSPESPLWMARKGMDNEARETLTRLRGTPEEVNEELRVVRNTREKDSITCMESLRLAAKVENVKPMAISACILVMKQISGSSALMIYIVRIFQVAGVGFDPHFSSALVGVARLCCNFVGSALIMRLPRKALLISGSVTTAVTTTAIAIFFYLQSRGNDISSLSWLPIISLVLFMIGYSAGVSPSAWLVSVEILPGPVRSLGFGVGLTCYSISSFVVSKTFEDVAAAWGLYGLFWSYAAGSVSYILLLVFLVPETRGRSRQEIEDIWYGKKEESLVEKSVP encoded by the exons ATGATGACGTCATGGGGATTCCCCGCGGTGGCGTTACCTGAGATGAACCTTCCAGACTCCAATATACACTTCAAGGGCGAACAGGCCAGCTGGTTCG CCAGCGTGCCGTTGTTCATGTGCATTCCGGGATCTCTCGTTGGAGGACTCTTGTGCGAGAAGGTCGGGCCCAGGAGACTCCAACTCTTCCTGGCTCCCGTGCTTTGCGTCTCGCTCATGGTCATGCACGTGGCGTCCTGGCAGAGCGTGCAGGAGGCAGGCGCGGCAGAGGCGGTTCTTCTGGTCAGCAGGGTTGTCCAG GGCACTATGGTGGCCTTCTTGTTCTCGGTGATGTCCGTGTACCCATGCGAGATGAGCGACGAGCGGATGCTGGGGACACTCACGAGCCTCACCGACGCCTGGGCCTCTTTCGGCCTGCTCCTCTGCTACCTTCTGGGACGGTACTTGTCCTGGCCGACGCTGTCCTGGACGTTGCCTCTAGTCACACTCGTGCCTGGATTCCTCGGCCTCCTGCTGTCCCCGGAATCCCCCCTGTGGATGGCACGAAAGGGGATGGACAACGAAGCCAGGGAGACCCTCACCCGCCTCAGAGGAACGCCCGAGGAAGTCAACGAAGAGCTCCGGGTGGTGCGGAATACCCGCGAGAAGGACAGCATCACTTGCATGGAATCCCTGCGGCTGGCGGCGAAGGTGGAGAACGTGAAGCCGATGGCCATCTCGGCCTGCATTCTCGTCATGAAGCAAATCTCCGGGTCGTCGGCGCTCATGATCTACATCGTCAGGATCTTCCAGGTGGCGGGCGTCGGCTTTGACCCTCACTTTAGCTCCGCCCTCGTAGGCGTAGCTCGCCTCTGCTGCAACTTCGTGGGCTCGGCCTTGATCATGAGGCTGCCCCGGAAGGCCCTGCTGATCAGCGGCAGCGTCACGACGGccgtcaccaccaccgccatcgccATCTTCTTCTACCTTCAGAGCAGAGGCAACGACATTTCCTCGCTGAGCTGGCTCCCCATCATCTCGCTAGTGCTCTTCATGATAGGATACTCGGCGGGGGTCAGCCCTTCGGCGTGGCTCGTGTCTGTCGAGATCCTCCCGGGTCCTGTTCGGTCTCTGGGCTTCGGCGTCGGTTTAACCTGCTACTCGATTTCATCCTTTGTGGTCTccaagaccttcgaggacgtggcTGCGGCGTGGGGTCTCTATGGCCTTTTCTGGTCTTACGCGGCCGGAAGTGTGTCCTATATCCTCCTGCTGGTGTTCCTTGTTCCTGAGACCAGGGGACGTTCCCGCCAGGAGATCGAGGACATTTGGtatgggaagaaagaggaatcgCTGGTGGAAAAATCCGTGCCTTGA
- the LOC125024843 gene encoding putative nuclease HARBI1 has translation MELVAAYLHDRALRRERHYRDPLDPLHVNDNHLLRYYRFPRHEILWLCEVLDPYLRRRTRRSHAVPTHTQVLVALRFYASGTFQSVIGDSCGLTQASISRIIAAVTRVLTEKARIEIKFPSSANDLRKTVQDFSRIANFPRVIGAIDGTHIPIKAPYVDEHIYVNRKRFHSLNLQVVCNADGLITSYNTRYPGSTHDAFIWSNCALRTRFETGEFGENYLLGDSGYPLEPYLLTPLLNPRTPGETRYNRSHTRTRVIIEQTFGILKSRFRCLHHSGGTLQYDPVKCSKIAIACLLLHNYCVKRRIPVPQEIVENDGEMNIAAEAAERGTGQAVRARLIENWYS, from the exons atGGAGTTGGTAGCTGCTTATCTTCATGATCGAGCTTTACGACGTGAAAGACATTATAGGGATCCCTTGGATCCTTTGCATGTTAATGATAACCATTTATTGCGGTACTACAGATTTCCAAGACATGAAATTTTGTGGCTCTGTGAGGTGTTGGACCCATActtgagaagaagaacaaggaggtcACACGCAGTGCCAACCCACACACAAGTGCTTGTGGCCTTACGCTTTTATGCTAGTGGAACATTTCAGAGTGTGATTGGTGACTCATGTGGATTAACACAAGCAAGTATAAGCAGGATAATTGCAGCAGTGACCAGAGTGTTGACAGAAAAggcaagaatagaaataaaatttcCATCTAGTGCTAATGATTTAAGGAAGACTGTCCAAGATTTTTCAAGAATTGCAAACTTTCCAAGAGTCATAGGAGCTATAGATGGTACTCACATTCCAATTAAAGCACCATATGTTGATGAACACATTTATGTTAACAGGAAAAGGTTTCATTCATTAAATCTACAGGTAGTTTGCAATGCAGATGGACTAATAACAAGTTACAACACAAGATATCCTGGCAGTACTCATGATGCATTTATTTGGTCCAACTGTGCACTACGTACTCGATTTGAGACAGGAGAATTTGGAGAAAATTATTTACTAG GTGATAGTGGCTATCCCCTTGAGCCATACCTTTTAACGCCTCTGTTGAATCCAAGAACACCAGGAGAAACCCGTTACAACAGAAGTCACACCAGAACACGTGTGATCATAGAGCAGACATTTGGCATACTGAAGTCAAGATTCAGGTGTTTGCATCATTCTGGAGGAACTCTTCAGTATGATCCTGTTAAATGCTCCAAAATTGCAATTGCCTGCCTGCTTCTCCATAATTATTGTGTGAAACGAAGGATACCAGTTCCGCAGGAGATTGTAGAAAATGATGGCGAGATGAACATTGCAGCAGAAGCTGCTGAACGTGGAACAGGTCAAGCAGTCAGAGCTCGTCTCATTGAAAATTGGTATAGCTGA
- the LOC125024853 gene encoding nuclear apoptosis-inducing factor 1-like isoform X2: MRSHKSQLFYHRATPKVNNAMEGPTQKKRRPNFSDEEMLALIEGVATKKNVVLGKLDNRITAQVKSNAWDSVTKEVNLVARVPRNVNEVRRKFTDLRAAVKKKAAQEKKHMGGTGGGPAVLTNYTPVEEAMLTLIEPVAITGLLGVYENETEVDVTEPTPGPSEIAAQIITDSAVIVTLDEGTSQEQEMTIPIVSMDHTYSSELPPFLLEDSNAQDGFSATVQQEQPFQEQSRSRFQLESERDSRHEVVHGRKSRSEERRILPDMLQVQTNIESHLKQLVSSVKDIASALQTIAGVMKDKA; this comes from the exons ATGAGAAGCCACAAATCTCAGCTGTTTTATCACCGTGCTACACCAAAGGTAAACAACGCCATGGAAGGTCcaactcaaaagaaaagaagaccaaaTTTCTCAGACGAAGAGATGTTGGCTTTAATAGAAGGTGTGGCAACGAAGAAGAATGTGGTTCTAGGTAAATTAGATAACAGAATAACTGCACAAGTGAAAAGTAACGCTTGGGATAGTGTGACTAAGGAGGTGAATCTTGTCGCTCGCGTACCGAGGAATGTGAATGAAGTGCGTAGGAAGTTCACAGACCTAAGAGCAGCCGTGAAGAAAAAGGCAGCACAAGAGAAAAAACACATGGGAGGAACAG GTGGTGGCCCAGCAGTTCTCACAAACTACACTCCTGTTGAAGAAGCTATGCTGACACTGATTGAGCCTGTTGCTATTACTGGCTTACTAGGGGTTTATGAAAATGAGACAGAAGTTGATG TTACAGAACCAACTCCTGGGCCGTCTGAGATAGCAGCTCAGATCATAACAGACTCAGCAGTTATTGTAACATTGGATGAGGGCACTTCACAGGAGCAAGAAATGACAATACCCATTGTGTCAATGGACCACACTTACTCCTCAGAATTACCTCCTTTTTTATTAGAAGACAGTAATGCTCAGGATGGATTTAGTGCAACAGTCCAACAAGAACAGCCCTTTCAAGAACAGAGTAGGTCAAGGTTTCAACTTGAGTCAGAAAGAGATAGTAGGCATGAGGTAGTGCATGGTCGTAAAAGCAGATCAGAAGAACGGAGAATTTTGCCTGACATGCTTCAGgtacaaacaaatatagaaagtCACTTGAAGCAGCTTGTAAGCTCAGTAAAAGACATTGCATCAGCATTACAAACAATTGCTGGTGTTATGAAAGATAAGGCATAA
- the LOC125024853 gene encoding nuclear apoptosis-inducing factor 1-like isoform X1 translates to MRSHKSQLFYHRATPKVNNAMEGPTQKKRRPNFSDEEMLALIEGVATKKNVVLGKLDNRITAQVKSNAWDSVTKEVNLVARVPRNVNEVRRKFTDLRAAVKKKAAQEKKHMGGTGGGPAVLTNYTPVEEAMLTLIEPVAITGLLGVYENETEVDEVTEPTPGPSEIAAQIITDSAVIVTLDEGTSQEQEMTIPIVSMDHTYSSELPPFLLEDSNAQDGFSATVQQEQPFQEQSRSRFQLESERDSRHEVVHGRKSRSEERRILPDMLQVQTNIESHLKQLVSSVKDIASALQTIAGVMKDKA, encoded by the exons ATGAGAAGCCACAAATCTCAGCTGTTTTATCACCGTGCTACACCAAAGGTAAACAACGCCATGGAAGGTCcaactcaaaagaaaagaagaccaaaTTTCTCAGACGAAGAGATGTTGGCTTTAATAGAAGGTGTGGCAACGAAGAAGAATGTGGTTCTAGGTAAATTAGATAACAGAATAACTGCACAAGTGAAAAGTAACGCTTGGGATAGTGTGACTAAGGAGGTGAATCTTGTCGCTCGCGTACCGAGGAATGTGAATGAAGTGCGTAGGAAGTTCACAGACCTAAGAGCAGCCGTGAAGAAAAAGGCAGCACAAGAGAAAAAACACATGGGAGGAACAG GTGGTGGCCCAGCAGTTCTCACAAACTACACTCCTGTTGAAGAAGCTATGCTGACACTGATTGAGCCTGTTGCTATTACTGGCTTACTAGGGGTTTATGAAAATGAGACAGAAGTTGATG AAGTTACAGAACCAACTCCTGGGCCGTCTGAGATAGCAGCTCAGATCATAACAGACTCAGCAGTTATTGTAACATTGGATGAGGGCACTTCACAGGAGCAAGAAATGACAATACCCATTGTGTCAATGGACCACACTTACTCCTCAGAATTACCTCCTTTTTTATTAGAAGACAGTAATGCTCAGGATGGATTTAGTGCAACAGTCCAACAAGAACAGCCCTTTCAAGAACAGAGTAGGTCAAGGTTTCAACTTGAGTCAGAAAGAGATAGTAGGCATGAGGTAGTGCATGGTCGTAAAAGCAGATCAGAAGAACGGAGAATTTTGCCTGACATGCTTCAGgtacaaacaaatatagaaagtCACTTGAAGCAGCTTGTAAGCTCAGTAAAAGACATTGCATCAGCATTACAAACAATTGCTGGTGTTATGAAAGATAAGGCATAA